One Mya arenaria isolate MELC-2E11 chromosome 7, ASM2691426v1 genomic window carries:
- the LOC128240116 gene encoding serine protease inhibitor Cvsi-2-like, which yields MRIVLSCAVVLACLALAYGEDCQGPADCSHVTCHNGGWTLDCNAGQCTCSSQSHACTTLADCAHVPDHGCHRELHCVDGRCSCRFDGPGGPGVPGGR from the exons ATGAGGATTGTTCTATCTTGCGCTGTTGTGTTGGCCTGTCTGG CCCTGGCTTATGGGGAGGATTGTCAAGGCCCGGCAGACTGTAGTCACGTGACCTGTCACAATGGCGGCTGGACATTGGACTGTAATGCTGGACAGTGCACCTGCTCTTCCC AAAGTCACGCTTGTACCACGCTAGCAGACTGCGCTCACGTCCCTGACCACGGCTGTCATCGCGAATTGCATTGCGTGGACGGCAGATGCTCGTGCCGCTTTGATGGACCCGGCGGTCCCGGTGTTCCCGGAGGACGATAG